The Coffea arabica cultivar ET-39 chromosome 4e, Coffea Arabica ET-39 HiFi, whole genome shotgun sequence genome includes a window with the following:
- the LOC113741817 gene encoding photosystem I reaction center subunit VI, chloroplastic yields MASLATFAAVQPTAVKGLAGSSIAGTKLHVKPSSLGLKPSRTRAGPVVAKYGEKSVYFDLEDLGNTTGQWDLYGSDAPSPYNSLQSKFFETFAAPFTKRGLLLKFLILGGGSLLAYVSATASPDYLPIKRGPQLPPKPGPRGKI; encoded by the exons ATGGCATCTCTAGCTACCTTTGCTGCCGTGCAGCCAACTGCTGTTAAGGGTCTCGCTGGAAGCTCCATTGCTGGAACTAAGCTTCATGTCAAGCCTTCTTCTCTTGGTTTGAAACCCTCCCGAACCAG GGCTGGTCCGGTGGTAGCAAAGTACGGTGAGAAGAGTGTCTACTTTGACTTGGAGGATTTGGGCAACACGACTGGCCAATGGGACTTGTATGGGTCAGATGCTCCTTCACCGTACAACTCCCTCCAG AGCAAGTTCTTTGAGACATTTGCAGCTCCTTTCACCAAGAGAGGTTTACTGCTCAAATTCTTGATACTAGGAGGTGGCTCCTTGCTTGCTTATGTGAGTGCTACCGCATCACCAGATTATCTGCCCATCAAAAGGGGTCCTCAACTTCCCCCTAAACCCGGGCCCCGTGGCAAAATCTAA
- the LOC113742216 gene encoding small ribosomal subunit protein uS17c, with the protein MSATSAFLHVPLSQFKSLTLSTPFLHGSTPISLLSKPSSSLSNARTSPLTVLPPIRAMKSMQGRVVCATNDKTVAVEVTRLAPHPKYKRRVRKKKKYQAHDPLNQFKVGDFVQLEKGRPISKTKTFLAVPVVGRNAPKAKELVPQELGLKLESDQQNQIEGSVGT; encoded by the coding sequence ATGTCTGCAACCTCTGCTTTCCTCCACGTTCCGTTATCCCAATTCAAATCCCTCACCCTCTCCACCCCATTTCTCCACGGATCCACCCCAATTTCCCTTCTATCTAAACCCTCTTCTTCTCTCTCCAATGCCCGCACTTCACCCCTTACAGTTCTCCCCCCAATTCGAGCCATGAAATCAATGCAAGGCCGAGTTGTTTGTGCCACCAATGACAAAACCGTGGCCGTGGAAGTTACACGCCTCGCGCCGCATCCCAAGTACAAGAGGAGGgtcaggaagaagaagaagtatcAGGCTCATGACCCTTTAAACCAATTCAAAGTTGGGGACTTTGTGCAGCTTGAAAAGGGCAGGCCCATTAGCAAGACTAAAACTTTTCTTGCTGTCCCTGTTGTTGGAAGGAATGCGCCCAAGGCGAAAGAGTTGGTCCCGCAGGAGCTTGGACTGAAGCTTGAGTCTGACCAGCAAAATCAGATTGAGGGCTCTGTTGGTACTTGA